A region from the Euwallacea similis isolate ESF13 chromosome 23, ESF131.1, whole genome shotgun sequence genome encodes:
- the LOC136416401 gene encoding rho guanine nucleotide exchange factor 39-like: MNTPQGTPSTTHPVSPVVVIKLAPLTPKDIAKYSDHRAKGILKPVNSNINGQDSIPSTPKPNLELASELKKVINERNILTSKTRKRVFACLDEIKSKTEKETLNFSREKSLLEIVNSEIKYVQQLETIINFFMKPAIERKLLKPDHYEILFGNINTIYDINKELLNKLDKGFDNVANAFSKIAPFLKLYSVYAYEFRKSITILQNARSCNPNFAKFVENQETRPEVQSKLSALLIAPIQRVPRYKLLLNQLFQLSTPEDKDFKLLRDCMDKIDEAASHINNVVEEQENAQRLLELQRYLRSGDPNIIMPGRRLKKEGILHKMSTKQNGHSEKLYVVLMNDIIMFNKMKSKDLIIGSLKTYCILPLNKCKVTEILDKGCLKINCQDEELILYHDQLSEMLAWIESIKQAIDDYLEDRKTLRKESSNRRPVKQKDLNEYHEVGISPGQPLKKRKIVVGDDPMSPRFRTRISSRRPIRSACNSTPIKLESNPETRYLNETFPRMDTTNFSSGGDSGINGVETRKNAHLGPGCIEPLLRNDNLNLGERTDVFVFGRKREDQNVSKMGTFFKNLGSSVKGFLGFKSNSM; encoded by the exons ATGAACACCCCTCAAGGAACCCCCTCTACAACTCACCCTGTTAGCCCAGTAGTTGTAATAAAGCTAGCCCCATTAACCCCGAAAGATATAGCAAAATATTCAGACCACAGAGCAAAGGGGATCCTAAAACCTGTTAACTCAAATATTAATGGACAAGACTCCATTCCAAGCACTCCAAAACCCAATTTGGAACTTGCGTCAGAGCTAAAGAAAGTAATAAAcgagagaaatattttaacgtCAAAAACTAGAAAGCGGGTGTTTGCCTGCCTTGATGAAATCAAGtctaaaactgaaaaagaGACTCTAAACTTCAGCCGAGAGAAATCTTTGTTAGAGATTGTTAACAGTGAAATTAAGTATGTACAACAGCTAGAAaccattattaattttttcatgaagCCTGCAATAGAGCGAAAGTTGTTAAAACCTGATCATTATGAGATTCTATTTGGGAACATAAACACCATTTATGATATAAATAAGGAGCTGCTCAATAAGCTGGATAAGGGGTTTGACAATGTGGCAAATGCCTTCTCCAAAATTGctccttttttaaaactttactCTGTATATGCCTATGAGTTTCGGAAAAGCATTACAATTTTACAG AATGCACGTAGTTGTAAtccaaattttgcaaaatttgtggaaaatcAGGAGACTAGACCAGAAGTACAAAGCAAACTTTCTGCATTGTTGATTGCACCTATTCAGAGAGTTCCAAGGTATAAGTTGTTGTTGAATCAGTTGTTTCAACTAAGCACACCTGAGgataaagattttaaattgctaagag ACTGCATGGATAAAATAGATGAAGCAGCCAGTCACATTAATAATGTAGTTGAGGAACAAGAAAATGCTCAAAGACTCCTAGAACTACAACGCTATCTTCGCAGTGGCGACCCCAATATTATTATGCCAG GCCGAAGACTAAAAAAGGAGGGAATCCTCCACAAAATGTCTACCAAACAAAATGGTCATAGTGAGAAATTATATGTGGTTTTAATGAATGATATAATTATGTTTAACAAGATGAAAAGtaaagatttaattattgGATCTTTGAAAACCTACTGCATCTTGCCTTTAAACAAGTGTAAAGTCACTGAG ATTCTAGATAAagggtgtttaaaaattaactgtCAAGATGAAGAACTCATCCTGTATCATGATCAGTTAAGTGAAATGTTGGCTTGGATTGAGAGTATAAAACAGGCCATTGACGATTATTTAGAGGACAG GAAAACTTTAAGAAAAGAGAGCTCTAATAGACGACCAGTCAAGCAAAAAGACTTGAATGAATATCATGAAGTAGGAATAAGCCCTGGGCAACCTTTAAAAAAGAGGAAGATT GTAGTTGGGGATGATCCAATGTCACCTAGGTTCAGAACTAGAATTTCCTCGAGACGACCTATACGATCGGCTTGTAATTCCACGCCTATAAAATTGGAAAGCAATCCTGAAACGCGGTATTTGAACGAGACTTTTCCTCGAATGGATACCACTAATTTTTCGAGTGGGGGAGATTCGGGTATAAATGGTGTGGAGACGCGGAAAAATGCACATTTGGGGCCAGGCTGTATTGAACCTTTGCTCAGAAatgacaatttaaatttgggtGAAAGGACTGACGTATTTGTTTTCGGTCGTAAACGGGAGGACCAAAATGTTAGCAAAATGGGTacttttttcaagaatttagGTTCCTCTGTAAAAGGATTTTTGGGATTTAAAAGTAATTCCATGTAA
- the LOC136416404 gene encoding uncharacterized protein F13E9.13, mitochondrial, whose protein sequence is MLKFRKLFHKRCSIVGMIHVKPLPGTPLFQNNIDHIVENACTEVEIYLKNKLDGIIVENMHDVPYIQSSNFGPEITATITRICTEIRKIVPTTVPCGIQVLSCGNKEALAVAKACSFNFIRAEGFVFSHIGDEGFTDANAGNLLRYRKFIQAEDILVFADIKKKHSSHAITSDISLIETAQAAEYFLADGLILTGTSTGIPAKVNELLELKKVSKLPILIGSGVTVENLIRYRTADALIIGSHFKEEGLWSNRIDPERVREFMEKARDVLSCTDE, encoded by the exons atgttaaaattccGCAAATTATTTCACAAAAGATGCTCTATAGTTGGAATGATCCACGTCAAACCCTTACCTG gAACTCCTCTATTTCAGAACAACATAGACCACATAGTAGAAAATGCTTGCActgaagttgaaatttatttaaaaaacaaattg gATGgtataattgttgaaaacatGCACGACGTACCCTACATTCAATCCTCCAACTTTGGACCAGAAATAACGGCTACGATAACCAGAATTTGCACAGAAATTCGGAAAATTGTCCCAACAACAGTTCCATGTGGAATTCAG GTGCTGTCTTGTGGCAACAAAGAAGCACTTGCAGTAGCCAAAGCTTGTTCTTTCAATTTCATCAGAGCAGAAGGCTTCGTTTTCAGTCACATTGGGGACGAAGGGTTTACAGACGCAAACGCTGGAAATTTGCTCAGATATCGGAAATTCATCCAAGCTGAAGATATTCTGGTTTTCGCGGATATTAAGAAGAAACATAG ttctcATGCAATAACAAGCGACATATCCCTGATAGAAACTGCACAAGCAGCAGAATACTTCCTGGCAGATGGTTTAATTCTCACTGGAACTTCCACAGGAATACCCGCAAAAGTTAATGAATTACTTGAACTAAAGAAAGTGTCAAAGTTGCCAATATTAATTGGTTCGGGCGTAACAGTGGAGAATTTAATTAGGTATAGGACTGCGGATGCTTTAATCATAGGATCCCATTTCAAAGAAGAGGGTTTATGGAGCAATAGAATTGACCCTGAAAGAGTTAGGGAGTTTATGGAAAAGGCGAGAGATGTACTTAGTTGTACTGATGAATAA
- the TP53INP gene encoding tumor protein p53-inducible nuclear protein 2, translating to MLQHLASYLLGGTTTTSNGTAGGVIEGDNSNRVTLRTTDHDDGWTMVDRDSEGNSDAYSSEEEDNVSDSGLQRVRLERASSNDSLSHANTVDMEESWFVTPPPCFSSQTGPVHIRTSPLENLLIEHPSMSVYQRTGSRHPRLISPAPSSHAEDVEAEELVMDDSVLEVDMEPPMVVYRLSRSTPQRNGTAVHFKEMQVVRHRQAQKVQIKKLAQQTARGHLKRANKAREVNGRNYNPRRKERSQGANRSHASNNRKC from the exons ATGCTCCAACATTTAGCAAGCTATCTCTTAGGCGGCACTACAACCACCAGCAATGGCACCGCTGGAGGGGTCATAGAGGGCGACAATAGCAATAGG GTGACGCTTCGTACGACTGACCACGACGATGGCTGGACAATGGTGGACCGCGACTCGGAGGGCAACTCGGATGCATACTCGTCCGAGGAAGAGGACAACGTCAGCGACAGCGGGCTGCAACGAGTACGACTGGAACGAGCCAGCTCGAACGATTCGCTCAGTCATGCGAACACCGTCGACATGGAGGAGAGCTGGTTCGTTACTCCACCTCCTTGCTTCAGTTCGCAAACAG GCCCAGTCCACATACGAACATCACCCCTGGAGAACCTGTTAATCGAACATCCATCGATGAGCGTGTACCAACGTACGGGTAGCCGCCATCCGCGTCTCATTTCCCCTGCTCCTTCGAGCCACGCCGAAGACGTGGAAGCTGAGGAGTTGGTGATGGACGACAGCGTCCTGGAAGTGGACATGGAACCACCCATGGTGGTGTACCGGTTGTCGCGTAGCACCCCTCAGCGCAACGGTACTGCAGTGCATTTCAAAGAAATGCAGGTGGTGAGACATCGTCAGGCACAAAAG GTGCAAATCAAGAAATTGGCCCAACAAACTGCACGCGGACACTTGAAGCGTGCGAACAAGGCTCGTGAAGTGAACGGTCGTAACTACAATCCGCGCCGCAAGGAGCGCAGTCAAGGTGCGAACCGTTCGCATGCCAGCAATAACCGCAAATGTTAA